ATGACGGTCTGACCGTCTCCGGCTTCGACTACGAGGTCTCCGCGCAGATGCGGGTGGCAGCCGAGGTCGCGGGGCCCGGCGAAGTGCTCGTTTCCGGTCGCCTTCTGGCCGACATCACCAAGGCGCTGTCCAACAAGCCCGTCGACGTCGCGTTGGACGGCACCCGCGTGCTGATCACCTGTGGCAGCGCGAAGTTCTCCCTGCCCACGATGCCGGTCGAGGACTATCCCCAGCTTCCCGAAGTGCCGCAGCAGACCGGTGAACTGAGCGTGGATGTCTTCGCCGAGGCCGTCGGCCAAGTCGCCGTCGCCGCGGGCCGTGACGACACCCTCCCGATGCTCACGGGTATCCGGGTCGAGATCGACGGTCAGCAAGTCGTCCTCGCGGCCACCGACCGGTTCCGCCTCGCCGTCCGGCACATCGAATGGCGGCCCGCCCGCGCCGATATCGAGACCGCGGTACTCATTCCGGCCAAGACGCTGTCCGAGGCCGCCAAGACCCTCGGAGCGTCCGACGCCCCCGTGCAGCTGTCCCTGGGCACCGGAGCGGGATCGGACGGACTGCTCGGCATCGTGAACGCGGGCCGCAGGACGACCACCCGCCTGCTCGACGCGGAATTCCCCAAGTTCCGCCAGCTGCTCCCGAAGGAACACACTTCGATCGCCACACTCACGGTGGCCGCACTGACCGAAGCCATCAAGCGCGTCGCGCTGGTTGCCGAGCGTGGCGCCCAGGTACGACTCGAGTTCTCCGCCGAGGGCCTGCTTTTGTCCGCGGGCGGTGACGACGCGGGACGCGCAGAGGAGTGGCTGGAAGCCGATTTCCGCGGCGAATCGCTGACCATCGCCTTCAACCCCGGCTATCTCATCGACGGGCTCTCCGCGCTGCACGCGGACCGGGTCACCTTCGGCTTCACCACGCCGAGCAGGCCCGCGGTACTGCTGCCCGCCTCTGAGGAAGAGCCCGAGGCGCTCGACTCCGGCGCGTTCGCGGCGCTGGCCAGCCCGTACATCTATCTGCTGATGCCGGTCCGGCTCCCGGGCTGATCACCGGTGTGTGGTCGGGTATCGTGCGGATCCACATCATGTGATCGGGTGCGGACAATCGCCCGCACCGCTTCGAGACCGGCAGCGACCTCCTGGAATTCGGTCGCACGGCAGGTGAACGCAAAATTTATCCACAGGTATTCCACAGGGGGTCGGCGCGTGGAAAACCGGCCGACGCGGGTGCGGATGGTGTCCAGACCAGCAGAAATGACCGCTTCGCTCCAGGTAGGGGCTCGATAGCGGATGTTCATCCGGTCCATGTCGCTGCGCGACTTCCGCTCATGGGAGCATGTGGAACTCGAATTATCCCCAGGTCGCACAGTCTTCTTGGGATCGAACGGCAACGGCAAGACCAACCTGCTGGAGGCGATCGGCTACCTGGCGACGCTCGGCTCGCACCGGGTGTCCGCCGATGCCCCGTTGATACGGCTGGGCACCGAACGCGCCCGGGTCGGCGCGACGGTGGTCAACACCGGTCGCGAGCTGCGGATCGATATCGAACTGAACCAGGCAGGCGCCAATCGCGCACAAATCAATCGCTCACCGGTCCGCCGGACCCGCGAAATACTCGGCATCCTGCAGATGGTGTTGTTCGCGCCGGAGGACCTCGCGCTGGTGCGCGGCGATCCTGGGGAGCGCCGTCGCTTCATGGATGAGTTGTGCACAGCCCGGCTGCCCAGGTTGGCCGCAGTCCGCAGCGATTACGACCGTGTGCTGCGCCAGCGCTCCGCATTGTTGAAATCCGCTGGGCGGCAAGCCCGGTCGAAGGCGGATCTGAGCACCCTCGACGTGTGGGATGGGCATTTGGCTATCCACGCGTCGGTGCTGCTTGCACAGCGGCTGCGCCTAGTGCACGACCTCGCTCCGTATCTCGGGCAGTCCTACGCCTCGATCGCTCCCGAATCGCGTCCTGCCTCGATCGCCTACCGCAGCGCCGCGGTGCCGCCGGAGTTTCTTGATCCGGACAGGGAACCACGGCCGGAGGACCCGGAGGCGCTGGAGGCGATCATGTTGCGCCAACTCGCCGCGGCCAGGACCAAGGAACTCGAGCGCGGCGTGTGCCTGGTCGGCCCACATCGCGACGAGCTGGAGCTG
The DNA window shown above is from Nocardia sp. NBC_01730 and carries:
- the dnaN gene encoding DNA polymerase III subunit beta, encoding MELAGMKFRVAREDFAESVAWVARSLPSRPPVPVLGGVLLVASDDGLTVSGFDYEVSAQMRVAAEVAGPGEVLVSGRLLADITKALSNKPVDVALDGTRVLITCGSAKFSLPTMPVEDYPQLPEVPQQTGELSVDVFAEAVGQVAVAAGRDDTLPMLTGIRVEIDGQQVVLAATDRFRLAVRHIEWRPARADIETAVLIPAKTLSEAAKTLGASDAPVQLSLGTGAGSDGLLGIVNAGRRTTTRLLDAEFPKFRQLLPKEHTSIATLTVAALTEAIKRVALVAERGAQVRLEFSAEGLLLSAGGDDAGRAEEWLEADFRGESLTIAFNPGYLIDGLSALHADRVTFGFTTPSRPAVLLPASEEEPEALDSGAFAALASPYIYLLMPVRLPG
- the recF gene encoding DNA replication/repair protein RecF (All proteins in this family for which functions are known are DNA-binding proteins that assist the filamentation of RecA onto DNA for the initiation of recombination or recombinational repair.), producing the protein MFIRSMSLRDFRSWEHVELELSPGRTVFLGSNGNGKTNLLEAIGYLATLGSHRVSADAPLIRLGTERARVGATVVNTGRELRIDIELNQAGANRAQINRSPVRRTREILGILQMVLFAPEDLALVRGDPGERRRFMDELCTARLPRLAAVRSDYDRVLRQRSALLKSAGRQARSKADLSTLDVWDGHLAIHASVLLAQRLRLVHDLAPYLGQSYASIAPESRPASIAYRSAAVPPEFLDPDREPRPEDPEALEAIMLRQLAAARTKELERGVCLVGPHRDELELTLGDAPAKGFASHGESWSFALALRLGSFELLRTTGAEPVLLLDDVFAELDHRRRTALAAVAAGAEQVLITAAVPKDVPAELAAVPLRVETIGGPDGRISRITDSAQITELPEDSVAGAEPDS